The following coding sequences are from one Streptomyces sp. NBC_01485 window:
- a CDS encoding DUF2637 domain-containing protein, which produces MPDTAIPTTPATPTSRHRATSWDRFAIVLLGIAGCALSYDALRQMATAVHVRPHLTYLFPVVIDGFIAYGVRALLVLREAPLPARLYAWTLFIAATAASIWANGLHALDLNQPGTVDLHLDDITVTVLSAIAPLALAGATHLHILITRYGGTDPAGTSVHPTTARVPYRHQQADGTLSADPSQQRKRLERHDLPQPQQAGIAQPGEATVPGALGSGSVDLDSGTGTVPPAGSPHSESEDEPDGADQGQDEGSVPRAQSQGGRPPMASLERLAEVITAAHPDPDAITRDSARKALSESGLGAGTVRLTEAITLVRRAAQAREHPDQRPLADRT; this is translated from the coding sequence ATGCCCGACACCGCCATACCCACCACGCCCGCCACGCCCACCAGCCGCCACCGCGCCACATCGTGGGACCGGTTCGCCATCGTCCTGCTCGGCATCGCCGGATGCGCGCTTTCCTACGATGCGCTGCGGCAGATGGCCACCGCCGTCCACGTCCGCCCCCACCTGACCTACCTCTTCCCCGTCGTGATCGACGGCTTCATCGCCTACGGCGTCCGCGCCCTGCTGGTTCTGCGCGAGGCCCCGCTGCCGGCGCGCCTGTACGCGTGGACCCTGTTCATCGCCGCCACCGCCGCCAGTATCTGGGCCAACGGTCTGCACGCCCTCGACCTCAACCAGCCCGGCACCGTGGACCTCCATCTCGACGACATCACCGTCACCGTCCTGTCCGCGATCGCTCCGCTTGCATTGGCCGGAGCCACCCACCTACACATCCTGATCACCCGCTACGGCGGCACCGACCCGGCAGGAACGTCGGTTCACCCCACCACCGCACGGGTTCCGTACCGGCACCAGCAGGCCGACGGAACCCTGTCGGCGGATCCGTCCCAGCAGCGGAAGCGGCTTGAGCGGCACGACCTGCCTCAGCCCCAGCAGGCCGGGATCGCGCAGCCCGGCGAAGCAACGGTTCCGGGCGCCCTGGGGTCCGGAAGCGTCGATCTGGACAGCGGCACGGGAACCGTGCCGCCGGCCGGCTCCCCGCACAGCGAGTCCGAGGACGAGCCCGACGGTGCAGACCAGGGGCAGGACGAGGGTTCCGTACCGCGCGCTCAGAGCCAGGGCGGACGCCCACCTATGGCGTCCCTGGAGCGGCTGGCCGAGGTGATCACCGCAGCCCACCCGGACCCGGATGCAATCACTCGCGACAGCGCCCGCAAGGCCCTGTCCGAATCCGGGCTCGGCGCCGGAACCGTCCGCCTGACCGAGGCCATCACCCTGGTCCGCCGCGCCGCCCAGGCCCGCGAGCACCCGGACCAGCGACCCCTCGCCGACCGGACCTGA
- a CDS encoding MobC family plasmid mobilization relaxosome protein translates to MAETARRQGAPDQGVGAEGGSDLDTLHSVQQAVLRPADSPAVAAGEPAVQSVQPTIRRFTGTKRVVRVGPLRFTGDEHTQLQEASAEHGYKGDSGFAADIVLAFVTGRFTANLPLSEDRRRTHIFRAQVLRQLNRIGVNVNQIARALNSDHTPPDIRQRLDELHDLLELIAEALREPADPREV, encoded by the coding sequence GTGGCGGAGACGGCCCGGCGCCAGGGGGCGCCGGACCAGGGGGTCGGGGCCGAGGGCGGCTCCGACCTGGACACGCTTCACTCCGTCCAGCAAGCCGTCCTGCGCCCCGCAGACAGCCCAGCCGTCGCCGCCGGCGAGCCTGCCGTGCAGAGCGTGCAGCCCACGATCCGCCGCTTCACAGGCACCAAGCGGGTCGTGCGCGTCGGCCCGCTGCGCTTCACCGGCGACGAGCACACCCAGCTTCAGGAGGCATCTGCCGAGCACGGGTACAAGGGCGACTCCGGCTTCGCCGCCGACATCGTCCTCGCCTTCGTCACCGGCCGGTTCACCGCCAACCTGCCCCTGTCCGAGGACCGCCGCCGCACCCACATTTTCCGCGCCCAAGTACTGCGCCAGCTCAACCGGATCGGCGTCAACGTCAACCAGATCGCCCGCGCCCTCAACAGCGACCACACCCCACCCGACATACGTCAGCGCCTGGACGAACTCCACGACCTGCTGGAGCTGATCGCCGAGGCCCTGCGCGAGCCTGCCGACCCGCGGGAGGTCTGA
- a CDS encoding relaxase/mobilization nuclease domain-containing protein encodes MIAAIKPAGANTRGLLAYLYGRGTHDEHFDPHIVAGFAMLGMPDPGRDENATLTELGHYLDEPVSLRNSEFGKPVTDHVWHCPVRAAPEDRHLSDAEWGEIAQRIVQAAGIAPAGDDLGCRWIAVRHADDHIHILATTVREDGRRPKLHDSGLRVGDACREIENDYGLRRLKKGNRTAARRPTQAEMHKAERLGWEQPSPEWLQDRIRAAIPHVTNAEEFIAYLEAGGIGVQVRRGPSGDLLGYAVGRPGDVNEAGEQIYHPGSKISPDLSLPKIKARLESSRPEERPTASRSHPNTPWHQATDALDVLHTDLADDTHAQAHVTALGELLEATAQKAPANLRAELQAASKTFSRAQRSQVRAEDRAAHALRSAARDIVHTATGPDGSVFAALIAALVWAAIVAGRWHEAKNHAHQTDAARQAVQHLQTAADHALAPTLAELTARPPREEARRVLASDVRAAVPDHAERILADPAWPALSTALADAEARGHQPHQLLKEAAAQRELTTARQPARVLITRIQHTGRNPAPNRRAEAARRRSAIAASVTAQQSRPPQSAPLAATPAEQQHRQRR; translated from the coding sequence GTGATCGCCGCCATCAAGCCCGCCGGGGCCAACACCCGGGGCCTGCTCGCGTACCTCTACGGCCGCGGAACCCACGACGAGCACTTCGACCCGCACATCGTGGCGGGCTTCGCGATGCTCGGCATGCCCGACCCCGGCCGCGACGAGAACGCCACCCTCACCGAACTCGGCCACTACCTCGACGAGCCGGTCTCCCTGCGCAACAGCGAGTTCGGCAAGCCGGTCACCGACCACGTCTGGCACTGCCCGGTCCGAGCCGCCCCCGAGGACCGCCACCTCTCCGACGCCGAGTGGGGCGAGATCGCCCAGCGCATCGTCCAAGCGGCCGGCATCGCCCCCGCCGGTGACGACCTGGGCTGCCGCTGGATCGCCGTACGCCACGCCGACGACCACATCCACATCCTCGCCACCACCGTCCGCGAAGACGGACGGCGTCCCAAGCTCCACGACAGCGGCCTCCGCGTCGGCGACGCCTGCCGCGAGATCGAGAATGACTACGGGCTGCGCCGCTTGAAGAAGGGCAACCGCACCGCCGCCCGCCGCCCCACCCAGGCCGAGATGCACAAAGCCGAACGCCTTGGCTGGGAACAGCCCAGCCCCGAGTGGCTCCAGGACCGCATCCGCGCGGCCATCCCCCACGTGACCAACGCCGAGGAATTCATCGCCTACCTCGAAGCCGGCGGCATCGGGGTCCAGGTCCGGCGCGGCCCGTCAGGGGACCTCCTCGGGTATGCCGTCGGCCGCCCCGGCGACGTCAACGAGGCCGGCGAGCAGATCTACCACCCCGGAAGCAAGATCTCCCCCGACCTCTCCCTGCCCAAAATCAAGGCCCGCCTCGAATCCAGCCGGCCCGAAGAACGCCCCACCGCGAGCCGTAGCCACCCCAACACCCCCTGGCACCAAGCCACCGACGCGCTCGACGTCCTCCACACCGACCTCGCCGACGACACACATGCCCAGGCCCACGTCACCGCCCTCGGTGAACTGCTGGAAGCCACCGCCCAGAAGGCACCCGCCAATCTGCGCGCCGAACTCCAGGCCGCTTCGAAGACGTTCAGCCGAGCGCAGCGGTCCCAGGTCCGGGCGGAAGACCGCGCCGCCCACGCCCTGCGTAGCGCGGCGCGCGACATCGTGCACACCGCCACCGGCCCCGACGGCAGCGTGTTCGCAGCCCTGATCGCAGCCCTCGTCTGGGCCGCCATCGTCGCCGGGCGCTGGCACGAAGCGAAGAACCACGCCCACCAGACCGACGCCGCCCGCCAGGCCGTCCAGCACCTCCAGACAGCCGCCGACCACGCCCTCGCCCCGACACTCGCCGAACTCACAGCCCGCCCACCCAGGGAGGAAGCCCGCCGAGTTCTGGCCAGCGACGTACGAGCAGCCGTCCCCGACCACGCCGAGCGAATCCTCGCCGACCCGGCCTGGCCCGCGCTCTCCACCGCCCTCGCCGACGCCGAAGCCCGCGGCCACCAACCCCACCAACTCCTCAAGGAAGCCGCTGCCCAGCGCGAGCTGACCACCGCCCGCCAACCCGCACGCGTCCTCATCACCCGCATCCAGCACACCGGCCGAAACCCCGCCCCCAACCGCCGTGCGGAAGCCGCCCGCCGACGCTCAGCCATCGCAGCATCAGTCACCGCCCAGCAGAGCCGTCCGCCTCAGTCCGCACCATTGGCGGCGACACCCGCTGAACAGCAGCACCGACAGCGCCGGTAG
- a CDS encoding alpha/beta fold hydrolase — translation MVSGKKVTLALHATRAAVSIGMLLPGKSRWRGVGSLFLSGTNCLMQARHRYGTDGSDQVANLVQSVTGVARLAKKSETQDALLWYIGIQASMSYAVSGWVKLVGDKWRDGTALPGVMRTRTYGSEPFYRLTLRYPKTFKVVQHSTLAMECLFPLVHVASGRFTRPFLAAAGSFHVANGFIMGLGRFMTAFPAMHPMVAYTTAPKTHPAVAGRDDRAAKAAALLLAGGIAASVVIAAQRRAVVLEGWPTSRKVVTRHGNELMYEAGGPESDAPVLVFCAGLASTSEHFAWITEWFAHGSDHAVVSYARAGYAGSRRRSKATYELTESVDDLEDLVRAVVPENRKVVLVGHSLGGDLIRRVAERMPERLAGLVYLDPSHPAELQRSDRQRAGAKDLRVTLTHVARYVQLGTGVLMSRPGWVDRLPPAYREKVFAQYTDARLWAAGKREWLAVEKEFTEFTGAIDPVTTPALIIAAQQTVDQDPEQFLLYNELARVHQSHGERDAVEVIEGADHDTMLTEARYAHQAARLMADFLAAERQRDRADAITAHEGGAER, via the coding sequence ATGGTGAGCGGAAAGAAGGTGACGCTGGCGCTGCATGCAACTCGGGCGGCTGTCAGCATCGGCATGCTATTGCCGGGAAAGTCGCGGTGGCGCGGCGTTGGAAGCCTCTTCCTCAGCGGAACCAACTGTCTGATGCAAGCTCGCCACCGTTACGGAACGGATGGGTCGGACCAGGTCGCAAATCTGGTGCAGAGCGTCACCGGTGTGGCTCGGCTGGCAAAGAAGTCGGAAACTCAGGACGCACTTCTGTGGTACATCGGAATACAGGCGAGCATGTCCTATGCCGTCTCCGGCTGGGTCAAGCTGGTGGGTGACAAATGGCGAGACGGAACAGCTCTTCCGGGAGTGATGCGGACGCGGACCTACGGTTCTGAACCGTTCTACCGCCTGACGCTGCGTTATCCGAAGACGTTCAAGGTCGTTCAGCACAGTACCTTGGCGATGGAGTGCCTCTTCCCGCTCGTCCATGTCGCCAGCGGCCGATTCACCCGCCCGTTCCTGGCTGCTGCCGGCAGTTTTCATGTAGCCAACGGCTTCATCATGGGGCTCGGGCGATTCATGACTGCGTTCCCTGCGATGCACCCGATGGTCGCGTACACCACGGCGCCCAAGACCCATCCCGCGGTCGCAGGACGCGACGACCGGGCGGCCAAGGCGGCAGCCCTTCTGCTCGCTGGGGGAATCGCTGCCAGTGTCGTGATCGCGGCTCAGCGCCGGGCGGTGGTTCTCGAAGGCTGGCCGACCTCCCGGAAGGTCGTGACCCGGCACGGCAATGAGCTGATGTACGAAGCGGGAGGTCCGGAGTCGGATGCTCCGGTCTTGGTGTTCTGCGCGGGATTGGCCTCCACGTCGGAGCACTTCGCGTGGATCACCGAATGGTTCGCGCACGGCTCGGATCACGCCGTCGTGTCTTACGCACGGGCGGGCTACGCGGGGAGCCGCCGCCGCAGCAAGGCAACCTACGAGCTGACGGAGTCGGTCGACGACCTGGAAGACCTGGTACGCGCGGTCGTACCGGAGAACCGCAAGGTGGTGCTGGTCGGGCACTCCCTGGGCGGCGACCTGATCCGGCGAGTCGCCGAGCGTATGCCGGAGCGGCTGGCCGGTCTCGTCTATCTCGATCCGTCGCACCCCGCGGAACTGCAGCGCTCTGACCGGCAGCGTGCCGGGGCGAAGGACCTTCGAGTCACGCTTACCCACGTGGCCCGCTACGTCCAGCTGGGCACGGGGGTTCTGATGAGTCGGCCCGGCTGGGTCGACAGACTGCCCCCGGCCTACCGCGAGAAGGTGTTCGCGCAGTACACCGACGCCCGGCTGTGGGCAGCGGGCAAACGGGAATGGCTGGCGGTCGAGAAAGAATTCACCGAGTTCACGGGGGCTATCGACCCGGTCACCACACCCGCGTTGATCATCGCCGCGCAGCAGACCGTGGACCAGGATCCAGAGCAGTTCCTGCTGTACAACGAGCTGGCTCGGGTCCATCAGAGCCATGGCGAGCGGGATGCGGTCGAAGTCATCGAGGGAGCCGATCACGACACCATGCTCACCGAGGCGCGCTACGCCCACCAGGCTGCCCGGCTCATGGCCGATTTCCTGGCCGCAGAGCGCCAGCGCGACAGGGCTGATGCGATCACCGCTCACGAGGGAGGTGCTGAACGATGA
- a CDS encoding class I SAM-dependent DNA methyltransferase produces MNGNVDDIGYGKQFAAWYDRLFPKDANAVTTAETLAHLHPDPEKGTLEFGVGTGRIAVPLSQKVGRIVGIDSSPEMLALLADDPGSVDVTGVHADIRSYSDDRAYALVYAVCGVLSMLLTPEDQQKAVQRAAELLAPEGRLVIESGNRPAVEAMHEGLARTTLFTPYPEPGTGLQTHSTLPPGSDLWQCSHVWYEADGTTRVGSELARLTTPDEVDAYAVAAGLTPEARYADWQLSPYTSQYPMFLTTYRKGV; encoded by the coding sequence ATGAACGGCAACGTCGACGACATCGGCTACGGCAAGCAGTTCGCCGCCTGGTACGACCGCCTTTTCCCCAAAGACGCCAACGCCGTCACCACCGCGGAGACACTCGCCCACCTCCATCCCGACCCTGAGAAGGGCACTCTGGAGTTCGGCGTGGGCACCGGCCGCATCGCCGTCCCGCTCTCCCAAAAGGTCGGCCGCATCGTCGGCATCGACTCCTCACCGGAGATGCTGGCGCTGCTGGCCGACGATCCCGGAAGCGTGGACGTCACAGGCGTCCACGCAGACATCCGCTCCTACAGCGACGACCGCGCCTACGCACTCGTGTACGCGGTCTGCGGGGTCCTGTCCATGCTCTTGACCCCAGAGGACCAGCAGAAGGCTGTACAGCGGGCGGCCGAGCTCCTGGCGCCGGAGGGTCGCCTGGTGATCGAGAGCGGCAACCGGCCGGCCGTCGAGGCAATGCACGAGGGCCTTGCGCGAACAACTCTGTTCACCCCGTATCCGGAACCTGGCACGGGGCTTCAGACGCACTCGACCCTTCCCCCTGGATCTGATCTCTGGCAGTGCTCGCACGTCTGGTACGAAGCTGACGGAACCACCCGCGTGGGAAGTGAACTCGCCCGTCTGACCACTCCGGACGAGGTCGACGCCTACGCCGTCGCGGCCGGGCTCACTCCCGAAGCCCGATACGCCGACTGGCAATTGTCTCCCTACACCTCCCAGTACCCAATGTTTCTCACCACTTATCGCAAGGGCGTATGA
- a CDS encoding ABC transporter ATP-binding protein: protein MNVSAVVRRHRLLLGAGILLGLLGTAATLLQPLLIGDLIEAVAVDEPTMRPILLLAGLFVADALLAATHFYLIGRAGENIVFDMRGTLTGRLLHSRIRAFNRLEHGDVFTRTVADTSLARVALSSSVSQMITSGFAVVGCVGVMAWLDWRMLLATAGCLGAASVIGLGLARAVRKAAVTNREDTSNYGSALLRVLGALTTVKASRAEEREAERIGELADAARASGIHVTRLSAMLMPAMNVGTQVSLAVVIAWGMSRTATGALPIEDLTAFIMYLFYLVSPLVMLFMSLGEIQQGRAAIDRVKDLARIETESTEGAPASTPVAETPAVEFEDVTFSYSDTTAPVLTGVSFSLPRTGVTAIVGPSGAGKTTLFQLIERFQVPDAGTVRLAGTDIGAMRLDELRSRIGLVEQDAPLMRGTIGENLTYARPDATAADIDEVIAAAHLADVVSALPDGLDTHLGEGGIGLSGGQRQRLAIARALLTRPDVLLLDEATSHLDSDSETALREAISAIGTRCLVLTIAHRLSTTIGADRILVIEDGKLRATGTHTELMEGDTTYQRLASRQMTPVGGGVR, encoded by the coding sequence GTGAATGTATCTGCCGTCGTCCGCCGCCATCGGCTGCTGCTCGGCGCGGGCATCCTGCTGGGCCTGCTGGGAACGGCTGCAACGCTTCTACAGCCATTGCTCATCGGCGACTTGATCGAAGCGGTAGCCGTGGATGAGCCAACCATGAGGCCGATCCTGCTCCTTGCGGGGCTCTTCGTCGCAGACGCGCTGCTTGCCGCCACCCACTTCTATCTCATCGGGCGAGCCGGCGAGAACATCGTCTTCGACATGCGCGGCACTCTCACCGGGCGTCTCCTGCACTCCCGTATCCGGGCCTTCAACCGGCTCGAACACGGCGACGTCTTCACCCGTACCGTCGCCGACACCTCCTTGGCACGCGTCGCGCTCTCCTCTTCCGTATCCCAGATGATCACCTCCGGATTCGCCGTCGTCGGCTGTGTCGGCGTCATGGCCTGGCTCGACTGGCGGATGCTGCTGGCCACCGCCGGCTGCCTCGGAGCGGCCTCGGTGATCGGGCTCGGTTTGGCGCGAGCTGTGCGCAAGGCCGCGGTGACGAACCGCGAGGACACCAGCAACTACGGATCGGCGCTCCTACGGGTGCTGGGCGCCCTCACCACGGTGAAAGCCTCCCGCGCCGAAGAGCGCGAAGCCGAACGCATCGGAGAACTGGCTGATGCCGCGCGGGCCAGTGGCATCCACGTCACCCGCCTGTCGGCGATGCTGATGCCTGCCATGAACGTTGGCACTCAGGTGTCCCTTGCCGTGGTCATCGCCTGGGGCATGTCCCGTACAGCCACGGGCGCTCTGCCCATCGAGGACCTCACCGCGTTCATCATGTACCTCTTCTACCTGGTGTCCCCACTGGTGATGCTGTTCATGTCACTCGGGGAGATCCAACAGGGCCGGGCGGCCATAGACCGGGTCAAGGACCTGGCCCGCATCGAGACCGAGTCCACCGAAGGCGCTCCGGCCTCAACACCCGTCGCGGAGACGCCCGCCGTCGAATTCGAAGACGTCACGTTCTCCTACAGCGACACCACCGCGCCCGTCCTGACTGGTGTGTCGTTCTCGCTGCCGCGCACCGGCGTAACCGCCATCGTGGGTCCGTCCGGGGCAGGCAAGACCACACTGTTCCAGCTCATCGAGCGCTTCCAGGTGCCCGACGCAGGCACGGTCCGTCTGGCCGGCACAGACATAGGCGCTATGCGCCTGGACGAACTGCGGTCCCGAATCGGCCTCGTCGAGCAGGACGCTCCCCTGATGCGCGGGACCATCGGGGAGAATCTCACCTACGCTCGCCCTGATGCCACTGCCGCGGACATCGACGAAGTCATCGCCGCGGCTCACCTCGCTGACGTCGTCAGTGCTCTGCCGGACGGCCTGGACACCCACCTGGGTGAGGGCGGCATCGGTCTGTCCGGCGGGCAGCGGCAGCGCCTCGCCATCGCCCGCGCCCTGCTCACCCGCCCGGACGTACTGCTCCTGGATGAAGCCACCTCCCACCTCGACTCCGATTCCGAGACAGCGCTGCGCGAGGCCATCTCCGCCATCGGTACGCGGTGCCTCGTCCTCACTATCGCCCACCGTCTCTCCACCACCATCGGCGCGGACCGCATCCTCGTGATCGAGGACGGAAAGCTGCGTGCCACCGGCACCCACACCGAGTTGATGGAGGGCGACACGACGTACCAACGCCTCGCCAGCAGGCAGATGACACCCGTCGGGGGAGGCGTGCGGTGA
- a CDS encoding phytoene desaturase family protein, whose protein sequence is MTDAAIVGTGPNGLAAAVTLARAGLKVVLYEKADTPGGGLRSMSLFDSAVVHDICSAVHPMAAASAFFRAFDLPSRGVRLLQPDIPYAHPLPGGHVAAAWRSIARTAEHLGADGRRWTRLLGPLAERSTAVVDLFLSDQRSLPRDLLTPAFLMPRVLAHATNRTPFTTPEAKALLTGVAAHAVGRLPSLASAAVALLLAHTAHASGWPLPEGGSIRIADALVDDITAHGGAIHTGHHVKDLAELGNVPLVLLDVSPNEFLAIAGDQLPTAYRRALRRYRYGPGAAKADFLVSEPIPWTNPLLRQAGTVHLGGTHADIVRQENATAAGQQIPDPFMLVVDPAVTDPTRASGRKRPVWAYAHVPNKDTRDPVEMIRARIEEYAPGFTDTIIASRGLSAAQYETYNPNYVGGDIASGALTLRQTLARPTLRRDPYSTPLPGVYLCSASTPPGPSVHGMCGYFAALSALRRHHGVRTSPDLSPKQKQEFF, encoded by the coding sequence GTGACCGACGCCGCGATCGTGGGCACAGGTCCCAATGGGCTGGCCGCCGCTGTGACCCTCGCCAGAGCCGGCCTCAAAGTCGTGCTGTACGAAAAGGCCGACACGCCTGGTGGTGGTCTGCGCTCGATGTCGCTGTTCGATAGCGCAGTCGTCCACGACATCTGCTCGGCAGTCCACCCGATGGCCGCCGCCTCCGCGTTCTTCCGGGCATTTGACCTGCCTTCTCGCGGAGTCCGCCTGCTCCAGCCCGACATCCCCTACGCACACCCCCTGCCTGGCGGCCACGTGGCGGCAGCCTGGCGCAGCATCGCCCGCACCGCCGAGCACCTCGGTGCTGATGGGCGACGCTGGACACGATTACTGGGCCCGCTTGCGGAACGGTCCACCGCCGTAGTTGACCTGTTCCTCTCCGACCAGCGCTCCTTGCCCCGTGACCTCCTCACGCCCGCGTTCCTGATGCCCCGGGTTCTGGCGCACGCCACGAACCGCACACCGTTCACGACCCCGGAGGCCAAAGCCCTGCTGACAGGTGTGGCCGCCCATGCCGTCGGAAGACTGCCTTCGCTGGCGTCGGCAGCGGTAGCCCTGCTACTGGCGCACACCGCCCATGCCAGTGGCTGGCCACTTCCGGAAGGCGGAAGCATTCGTATCGCCGACGCACTCGTCGACGACATCACCGCCCACGGCGGCGCCATTCACACCGGCCACCACGTCAAGGACTTGGCGGAGCTGGGCAATGTACCCCTCGTCCTCTTGGATGTGAGCCCCAATGAGTTCCTCGCCATCGCCGGCGACCAGCTCCCCACGGCGTATCGCCGAGCTCTGCGCCGCTACCGCTATGGCCCGGGTGCGGCCAAGGCCGACTTCCTTGTCAGCGAGCCCATCCCGTGGACCAACCCCCTCTTGCGGCAGGCCGGCACAGTGCACCTCGGCGGCACACACGCCGACATCGTCAGACAGGAGAACGCCACCGCCGCAGGTCAGCAGATACCCGACCCATTCATGCTGGTCGTCGACCCGGCCGTCACCGACCCGACACGAGCCTCCGGCCGCAAACGCCCGGTGTGGGCATACGCCCACGTGCCCAACAAAGACACCCGCGATCCGGTCGAGATGATCCGTGCACGCATCGAGGAGTACGCCCCCGGGTTCACGGACACGATCATCGCCTCTCGCGGCCTGTCGGCAGCCCAGTACGAGACGTACAACCCGAATTACGTCGGTGGGGACATCGCCTCCGGCGCTCTGACCCTGCGCCAGACCCTGGCGCGCCCGACCTTGCGCCGGGATCCGTACTCCACCCCCCTGCCAGGCGTGTACTTGTGCTCGGCCTCAACTCCGCCAGGCCCGTCCGTCCATGGCATGTGCGGCTACTTCGCCGCGCTCTCTGCGCTCCGACGCCACCACGGCGTCCGGACATCGCCCGACCTCTCCCCGAAGCAGAAGCAGGAGTTCTTCTAA
- a CDS encoding M23 family metallopeptidase: MLTSLWKRHGLLIAVGALCILVNSQGLGPLWYTGVVLLALGGLMRWGLWRNQRPPQGQTPIPVDVPVTGRWRAINGPGTKVPSHTHSHAQTYAIDLTYHPAAEPTPAFRWLWPLASRPHQYPAFGSPVLAPGDGVVVTSADRQRDHLSRTSLPGFVYLYLEGFVRSLGWPRHLWGNHIILDLGEGVYAGFAHLKRGSLRVAVGDQVTAGQQLAECGNSGNSSEPHLHFQLMSGPDSETSYGLPFEWRYQDDDGAEHNGVPKDAVYFTSLESQSH, from the coding sequence TTGCTGACGTCCCTGTGGAAACGCCACGGCTTACTCATCGCTGTCGGGGCGCTCTGCATCCTGGTGAACAGTCAGGGCTTGGGGCCGCTGTGGTACACGGGGGTCGTCCTTCTGGCGCTCGGCGGGTTGATGCGCTGGGGCCTGTGGCGCAATCAGCGTCCGCCGCAAGGACAGACACCGATCCCGGTCGATGTGCCCGTCACTGGACGCTGGCGGGCCATCAACGGCCCTGGCACGAAGGTCCCCAGCCACACGCACAGCCATGCGCAAACCTACGCCATCGACCTGACATACCACCCGGCTGCAGAGCCCACGCCGGCATTCCGCTGGCTCTGGCCGCTCGCTAGCCGTCCGCACCAATACCCCGCCTTCGGTAGCCCTGTTCTGGCCCCCGGCGACGGCGTGGTCGTCACGAGCGCCGACCGTCAGCGCGATCACTTGTCCCGTACTTCGCTGCCTGGCTTCGTCTATCTCTACCTGGAGGGCTTCGTACGCAGCCTGGGGTGGCCCCGCCACTTATGGGGCAACCACATCATTCTTGATCTCGGCGAGGGCGTCTACGCGGGGTTCGCGCATCTCAAGCGCGGCTCCCTCCGTGTGGCTGTGGGCGACCAGGTCACCGCAGGTCAGCAGCTCGCCGAGTGCGGAAACTCCGGGAACTCCTCCGAACCCCACCTGCATTTCCAACTCATGAGCGGCCCGGACTCCGAGACCTCCTACGGGCTGCCCTTCGAGTGGCGCTACCAGGACGACGACGGCGCCGAACACAACGGAGTGCCCAAGGACGCCGTCTACTTCACCTCACTCGAGTCCCAGTCTCATTAG
- a CDS encoding ParA family protein, translated as MINYKGGVGKTTLTANLGAELAFREKKVLLIDLDPQASLTFSLVMPDYWKSHLAPKKTIKQWYDSLASKVSLELSSLIFEPRAMKDCLKDSPGSLHLIPSHLGLINVDLELATELGGVNMKQTKLNYLRVHRRLAEGLLEPEFSEYDVILIDCPPNFNVVTKTAIVASNHILIPAKADYLSTLGIDYLIRSLNELVGDYNEYAELEDGGSVVDKIDPGILGVVFTMMQIYGGRPIAALRPFMAQTSSLGVPVFSNHLRENKTLFAEAPQDGVPVVMNSSTGAGKIVGEIEALVREFSGKLGI; from the coding sequence GTGATCAATTACAAGGGTGGGGTAGGGAAGACCACCCTCACCGCTAATCTTGGCGCAGAGTTGGCATTCCGAGAAAAGAAGGTACTTCTTATTGATCTAGACCCACAGGCTAGTCTTACATTTTCTCTCGTGATGCCAGATTATTGGAAAAGTCACCTTGCCCCGAAAAAAACAATTAAGCAGTGGTATGACTCCTTGGCCTCTAAAGTGAGTCTGGAATTGTCCAGCTTGATTTTCGAGCCACGTGCCATGAAAGACTGCTTAAAAGATAGCCCCGGATCACTCCATCTCATTCCCTCACACCTAGGGCTAATCAACGTGGACCTTGAGTTGGCAACAGAACTTGGGGGCGTGAACATGAAGCAGACTAAGCTGAACTATCTGCGCGTCCACCGGAGACTTGCGGAAGGTCTACTGGAACCAGAGTTTAGTGAATATGACGTAATTTTGATCGACTGCCCTCCTAATTTCAATGTTGTGACTAAGACTGCAATTGTTGCCAGCAATCACATCCTAATTCCAGCCAAAGCGGATTACTTGTCGACGTTGGGAATTGACTATCTAATCCGCAGTCTGAACGAGCTAGTTGGAGACTATAACGAGTATGCGGAGCTAGAGGATGGAGGCTCCGTTGTAGATAAGATCGATCCTGGGATTCTCGGCGTAGTATTCACCATGATGCAGATTTACGGGGGTCGGCCGATTGCTGCCCTGAGACCATTCATGGCGCAGACTTCATCTCTGGGTGTTCCGGTTTTCTCCAATCACCTGCGTGAGAATAAGACTCTATTCGCCGAAGCTCCACAAGATGGTGTTCCCGTGGTAATGAATTCATCCACGGGTGCGGGTAAGATCGTTGGAGAAATCGAGGCTCTCGTTCGAGAGTTCTCAGGGAAGCTGGGAATCTGA